CTTCGCTAAAGGGGTGATTCGGGATGAATATCTTAAAACGCGCGTTGGTTTTTATGTGCCTTTTTTTGGTCACTAAAGTACAAGGCGAAACCCTTCAAATTGTCAGCATTGAAAGACTTCGGACTTACTTAACCTATATAAAAATACACGACCCGATTCGCCTTAAATTCACCAGTTTCCCCCTGGCCTCGTCCTATTCATCCACCTGGGCGTCGCCCGTTTTACCCAAAACGTTTATCGTTAAAATCCCTAATGGCAGAGTCTATTCCCAAAATGGATACGCGATCATCGCAAAAAAATATTTAGCACGTGAGCTGTTGTGGCAGTGGTCACCGTTAAAAAAGAAAAAGAAAATCCTTAAACAACACACCTTACCAGTTGTTAGGCATGTCAAAGGCACCGTGGTGGTTTTAACCCAGGAAGGGCACGACAATTATTATCACTGGATCACAGAAATATTACCAAAATTGGAGCTTTTAAAAAATATTGATTATGACTGGATTTACTTGCCCCGTTTAAATCATGCCTTCCAGCACGAAACACTGAGCCTTCTTGGTGTTGATCGGCGTAAGATCATCGAAGCTGATGATGATACCTTTATAGAGGCCGAACAGCTAATCGTTCCATCGTATGTCTCGAAATCTTGTTATACACCACGGTGGGTTGTTGATTATTTAAAACAAAAATTTATCCATTCCGACCCAGCCGTTCAATCCATGGGTGAGAAGATATTTATTTCGCGTCAAAAAGCCGCTTACCGACGGGTCATTAATGAAGACCAGATTTTTTCCCTATTTGAACCGTTGGGTTTTAAACGCTACAATTTGGAGGATTTGAAATTTTCTGAACAAATTCAGCTGTTTCGAAATGCCAAGGTTATTGTGGCTTTCCATGGGGCTGGTCTGACCAACCTGGTCTTTAGCCAACCCGGTGCAAGGATTGTTGAAATTTTTCAAGAACATGAAGATGATTCTTACTGCTATCTTAGTCAGACACTAGGTCTGAGATATGATTGCATCAAGACAACCAAGTTCAAAAAGGACGGGGGCTACACCAGCACCACCGTCCCCCTTGATATTATTCAGGACTTCATCGACCGGAAATTCAAAGTTGGGTTCTTCACTTAAAGCGCGCCCCAAACGCATCAAAGTTCGCTTGGTCACGGGCATTGGTTACCAAAATGCCAAAAACAACGTTTTCAAACCTATCTTTAAATTCAGGTTCGTTTAAGACTTCGTGATAATGGGTAGCGACGTCTTCTTGAAGTTTATCAAAAATTCCCTTGAACGCCCCACAACCAAAAGCACTTAACACCAAATCGGTATAACCTTTTACAGCAGCTGATCGTAACTGGAAACGAATTTTAGCTTTTGTGATATCCTTGTAATTTGCAGGCATCGTTTTAACCCCATTAAGATCAACCGCCGCCGACGTTATCATTCCAAAGGACTCCAAATCAGACCGGAAACCATAGTGCGGTAATGAAGTGCCTGTGTTATCCACGCTACCCCGAAACAAGGTCACAGCTGGCGTGAAGATGCCACTGTCACAATCCCGGGCCGTATCAATTCGGCGACTGATGCCGAATTTGCCGTCCGCAGACTTATAATCCCCTCGTCCTTTATGATTTTCCAAGACCTTCAGCAAATTACTGCGAAAACAAAGCTGCTCCTCCTGAGCCGCACAACCACTCCACGCGCCACCCCCTGGTGTGAATGAATTAGCCATATTAAGCATAGCAATTTTTCCACCCCCATTAATTTGACCACGCAAGGTTCTTGCGACATCAAGACTATCACCTTGAATCACTTGATATTTGGTCGCATGCTCACAGGACTTGGGAGTTTGTTTGTCAATGCCGTTTGGAAAATACTCACTGTTTGAATCAATACTTAAATCCCTGACAACCGCGTTGGGCAACCTGCTCAAAGCCTGTTGAAAAGGGTTTTTTACGGCCGGCAATACAATCATGCCATCTTCAGCAATATAGCCATCCTCGCTGGCAGCCCAGGTTTGGTGCATAATTGCTGTTCTGTAAGAATTGGCATCTTTCCAGTTGCTGGTAGGCAACCACATGGCTTTTTCCATATCTTTTGGCAAAGCCATTTTATGGGCCAATTCCAGAATATTCCCTATCGCCTCTTGCAGAGGTTTAGGAACAGAAGAAGTCAATGCCAAAAAAGCCCCGAATCGACCTTTTGCATCATCACTGAATCTGGCAAAGGAATGAACCCCTTGCGTCACAAGCTGTCGTTGTTGCTGAGTTGTAGGCATTGTGGTTGCGCCATAGTCAATTTTCAACCCCTTACCATCATCAAAAATGCCCGTTGTGGCCAGTTGCCCGATCATATTGGCAAAAGAAGTAATGTCTGCGTCAAAAGTGTCAAGACCTGGGGTTCTCTGGCACGCCTCGAACCTATCTTTCAGTTTTTGTTTTTGCCCATCGATAAGTATAGCAAGCTGGTCTATGCTCTTTAAAGCATACCCTTTGTGAGTAGCATGCTCATCTAACGCATGGTCTTTACCAGACAGGGCAGATTTAAAAGCATCCGCATGATGCGTGCTGAAAACCGTTGCCAGCATCAGCCCAATAGATAGTTTCTTGAACATTTTGTGTCCTTTAAGAAAAAGTGATCCCCCATAGTAACCAGCTAATTCTTAACGAAATGTTAATGCTCGATTCTACCTTAACTGCAAAACAGCCTCTTGGATTCTCCGACAAGCCTCTTGAAGCAATTCCAAAGACGTGGCGTAGGAAATGCGAAAATAAGGTGATAATCCAAACGCATCCCCACTGACCGCGGTGACTTTTGCCGCATCCAGCAAATAGGCGCAAAATTGATTATCGGTTTCTAAAATTTTACCGCTGGGCGTTTGTCTTCCAAGAACACCTTGGCAGTTCACATACAAATAAAAGGCACCATCTGGCCTTAAACAGTTAAGACCAGGCACTTGGTTCAAAGCCTGCAAAGTTTTATCACGCCTTTCCGCAAAAATTTGACGCCAGTCATTTAGGAATTCTTGGGGTCCGTTCACAGCCATTACAGCCCCACCCTGGGCAATTGAACAAGCATTAGAGGTGCTTTGGGATTGAATCAAATTCATAGCCCTGATAAGAGTTTGAGGCCCTACCCCATAACCAATGCGCCATCCCGTCATAGAATAAGACTTGGACACACCGTTTAAGATGAGCGTTTGGTTTTTAAGGTGTGGCTCAACCTGAACGATATTGTAAAAAACAACGTCCCCATAAATAAGGTGTTCATAAATATCATCGCTTAAAATGTAGATATTGGGGTAATGAGATAAAACATCTGCTAGACTTTTAAGTTCTTCTTTTGAATAAACCGACCCAGTAGGATTAGAGGGCGAATTGAGGATGACCCATTTAGTCCGTTTGGTAATGGCCTGCCTTAACGCCTCCGGCGTCAGTTTAAAACCTGTTTCCTCTGTGCACGGCACAATCACGTCCACCCCACCAAACATACGCACAACGTCTGGATATGAAACCCAATAAGGGGCCGGGATAATCACCTCGTCACCCGTATTCAGACTTGCCATCATGGCGTTAAACAAGATTTGCTTTCCGCCATTGGCAACCGTGATTTCATCAAGGGTGTATTCTAAATCGTTATCACGACGGAATTTCTCTTGAATGGCTTTTTTTAAAGGTTGAATCCCATCCACAGCGGTATACTTAGTCAACCCTTGTTTCATAGCTTGTATGGCGGATTCTTGAATCCAACCGGGGGTTTCAAAGTCAGGCTCGCCAGCGGCCAGGTTAATAACATCTATCCCCTCAGCTTTAAGGGCAGCAGCCCGGGCATTTAAGGCCAAAGTGGGTGAAGGTTGAATGGATCGCAAACGATCTGCCAGAGAGAACATAAAAACTCATTAAGTTGATACCAAGATGCTAAGAAATTCTATACTGCATAAGGCAGAAATTGAAAGCTAGAAAAAAACTAGAATCCATCTTATAAAAGATCAACGCCGTTTAAAACCCTTTGGATTCATTCAATACATGTCAAAAAAAATTCTTATTTTCAGTCACGGTGAGTTGATTGGTGATGGCATGATGAAGTTGCCATTTGTAAGGTTGCTAAGCCATGTATTCCCAGGTGCCCATGTCACATGGCTGGCGGGGCGGCATCCCACGATCTTTAAGACGGCCCTGAATCCATTGGTCAATGCCCATATACACCAAGTTGTTGAGTACCCAGGGTATGGCGATTCATACAAGCATCTTTGGCAAAAGTCGTGGCAATTTTTCTTAAAAGATCAAAAAATTGACTTGATTATTGATACCGAGAAAAAAGTCGTCTCGGCCTTGACGCTAAAAAAAATCCCCCATCATAAATTCGTTTCAGCAGCCTATCGATGGCGCTTTTCCAACCAAAAGCCCCCCAACCCCCACCAAAAGCGAGATTTGCTGTTGGATCGCCTTTTGGATTTATTAGTCGTCAGCAGTGGCAGGCCTTTGGACCCTAAAGTACTAGAGAGCGTTTATGACACTGTGGTTCCCATCGAATGTCAAGAGCATGCCAGGGAACTTTTAAAACCTTATCTGGATCATAAAAAAGTTGTGCTGTTAGCCCCCGGCGCTGGCGGCCGTTTCAAGTGTTGGCCATTGGAGAATTTTATCAATCTTGCAAAAGACCTGGAAAGCCAAGGGTTTCAACCAGTCTTCATCCTGGGCCCTGCCGAACCGGAATGGCAGCAACAAATTCAATCCTTTTTGCCAAACGCCTTTTTTCCGTTGCAGGAAACAAACAAAACCTCGCCCTATTTGACCATTGCCCTTGGCCAGTTGGCGGCCGTAAATGTGGCAAATGATGGGGGGGTTGGGCACATTTTGGCATCGTCTAACCAGCCCACCATTTCCATGTGGGGCCCGACCGAGGCTGCCAAGTCAACCCCCAACGGTCGGCAAGTTGTGGTTGTGAAGGCGCAAGATTTTGGCGGCAACCAGATGGTTGACATTCCAGTAACCGCCATTTATGAAAAGGTTATTTCTCTTGCGAAGAAGAACTGCTGGAACTAGAACTACTGGAACTGCTAGATTGTTTATTTTTCACTTTCTGACAAAAACCAATAAAATTCTCTACAATTTTTTTTGCTAAAGACCCTGGGAATTCAGGTTTTTTCCCAGCCTTATGGAGAAATGAATAAGTAAAAGTATCCTGAACGCCCTCTGAATGAACGGTAACGTCGGAACCTCGCCGATTCGATTCAAGCTGATCTTGTACGTTTAACTTGTTTGCAATCTTCACCATTAAACGTGCCAATTCACGACTTTTTACAGAACCACTTATCGACGGAATAATTCCCGCAAGCTCACCTTGCGGTGCAAGTTGAGTATTATTATTGTTGTTACTGTTGTTTAAAAGCTGCTCATCTTTTCCTTCTTTTCGTTTTCTAAGTGCTTCTTTGGCAGCCTTTTTTTCAGCTTTCTTATCTGCTTTTTTTTCTTCCCTTCTTTCTTTTTTGGTCGTTTTTTTCGGGCTTTCCTCTTTTTGGGTCACAGTAGCCTGCTCATCTTGGATGGCTTTTTGATAGTTCTGAAGTTGTGCCAAAACGAAGTCGACTTTTTCTTTGGCACTTTTTTGTTCATCCGCAATGACCGCAGGATAATAATCAGGGAAAAATGACTTCACCAAGTCTTTAGCAATTGTGAAGGACGGCGCAGCACCCTGATGCTGGAAAACAGATTGAATCTGCATGGAAATTTCGTTGATAATGGAAATGGCCAAGGGTGCATAATCAGCCGCAGGTAATGCCAGCAGGGTTTTTTCAACTTGTGGAAGGCCTTCTTCAAAAGAGAAAAAGCGAGAAGAGGCCCCTTTTAAAGAATCTTTAACCGCACTATATTCTTCGTCGCCGTGCATAAAACTCTGCATGGGTAAAAGTAAGAAAGGACTTTCCCGATCTTCCAAACCGCTGTAGTAACAAGCACTGAATTCAGCCGAATTAGAACTTTGAACCAGAAATCCATTGTTGGCCAAAATGTCTCCACCATTAAGCAGAAAGGAATAAGGAAGTCTTCTTTCACTCAAATAACGTGGCCCGTAATAAAGTGTTCGAGTTTGTAAAGGAGCCGCATACTGTTTTAACGCTGAGAAGGCCAACACGACACCTTGATCTTTTAAAAAAACGATACTATAGAGAGGTTGTTCTTTTGCGCGTGGAATATAATTCGCAATCGCACAAGGAATGTCATTATTCCAAACCAAAGCTTTTCTTTGTTCAAAAAGATTAGCCATGGTCTTGTTGATTTTATCAATCAAAGGGCTAAACCTTTTAAGTTCTTCGTTTAAGCATATGTCATCACAATACCCAAGAACCTGGCTTTTACTTTCCAACCTTTCATTTTCAAAACATGCTGTTGATTCCTGCAGAAGCGTTACGAAACCACTGTAATAGTTATAAATCTCGCTGACCTCATAAATGCTGAAAAGATTTGATTGGTGCATTAATAAAAAATTAGCTGATTGCTTCATAAGAAGTTCAATATTCTTTTTCAGGTGTTCCGATCTGTGCCTGGGGCTTGTTATTGATATATAGTCAAAAAGGTCTTTATAATCTGGGTTCAACATACCCACTTCCACGGATTTTTTAGAAAAATAAATATTTTCATACCCTTCTAAGGGTATACTTCCCGAGTCCAATGCCTCTGATGCCATCACATGACCAGAAAGTTTTATTAGGTAAAGCGCTGAAATTATAAGACGAAAATTCATTAAAATACTTCTATATATGGTTATATTGCATCTTCATTATAAAAAATTTTTGTTTAAAAAACCAGTTTATTTAAAGAAGACTTTTTCATTCAGATGTCCCCTTGCATCATCCATTCCACCCGTATTATTGTCATTTCACAGATTGGCGACTCTTGAATTTTTAGGAGGCACCTCGCAAAACCTTTATCCCAAAGATATTTACGTTATATAATATGTCAGATCGTCCCTCTTCCACCACATTCTATAAAGTTTACGGTCGCCACCAGGCTCGCCCCTTAAAATCTCATCAACGGAATTTATGGCAAGATTCTCTGCCGACGTTTTTGTTTGACCATAGCCTTTGCCATAACCTTGATTTTTGGCATAAAAAAAAGGTGTGTCTGGAAATAGGTTTCGGCAGTGGCGAACATTTACTTGGACAAGCGCTTAGTCATCCGGACAAGCTGCATATCGGGTGCGAACCTTTCATTAATGGGGTTGCTGCCTTTTTACAGCAGGCCAACGAACATGATATTCAGAATATTCTGATCTTTCCTGCAGATGCCCGTCTGCTATTAAAGGATCTGCCCCCGCAATCCCTGGACGAGGTTGTCTTATTGTTCGCCGACCCTTGGCCCAAAAACCGCCACCATAAACGCCGATTTGTTCAGGCGGATCAAATTAAGCAGATTCACCACCTGCTGAAACCCCACGGTACATGGCGAATCGCGACGGATGATGCGGGTTACCAAAGTTGGATTTTGAATCATTTTTCAATCCCAGAGGTGCAAGCCTTGTTTCATCAAAAGCGCCCCGACATTTGGGAACGGCCTGACTTAACCGATTGGCCGCTGACACGATATGAACAAAAGGCCCTTGAAGCGGGGCGAAAACCTTTGTATTTGGTTTACAAAAAAGTATGAGAAACTAACGATCATGAAATCCATCACTGTTGTTCCCTATAACCCCGACTGGCCTCAACTGTTTGAGCGCGAAGCAAAAGAAATAACCCGTGCGCTTGGTGGTAATTGCTTACAGGTTCACCATGTGGGCTCAACGGCGGTTCCAGGGTTGGCGGCAAAGCCAAAGATCGACATTATTGGGGTTGTCAAAGATCCCGATCAGGCCATTGTGAATTTAGAGGCAGCTGGGTTTGATTACAGGGGAGAGTGGAATATCCCCTTTAAGTTTAACTTTACGAAACGCGGAGAACTTGAGGTTAATCTTCATGTTTTCGAAGCTGACCACCCAGAGATTGAATTGAATCTGCTTTTCAGAGATTATTTGCGGGCTCATCCTTTGGCATTGGCTGAATACGCCGCCTTAAAGGCTGTTCTTTTGAATCAAAAGGAATCATTTGAAAAGAATAATCCTTTATTCACAGGATATACGTTAGGCAAGGATGCCTTTATTCGGCAGGTGTTACAAAAAGCGGGGTTTAATCGGCTGCGGCTTTTGAAATGCACCCATCATCTGGAATGGCAGGCCGCCAAAGAATTTCGCCAAAAGTATTTCTTTGATAAGGTTCCGGTGGACGATCCCTATACGTGGACGTTTAATCACAATGACCATGTTCATTTGGTCCTTTGCCAGGGAACACATGTTGTTGGGTATGCGCATCTTCAATTATGGCCCCATCAAAGGGCGGCGATGCGGATTATCGTCATCGACGAGCCGTTCAGAAATCAGGGGTTTGGTCGGCACTTTTTGACGCTTTGCGAAGAATGGTTAAACCGGCAAGGCTATCAAAGTCTGCACGTTGAATCATCCCCCCTCGCCTATGCTTTTTATAAAAAGCACAATTACCAGACAATGCCGTTCGAAGACCCCGATGGGTATGAAAGCGACCCGCAAGATATTGCTATTGGGAAAATTTTATAAGCTTTCAAAGGCGAGAAAGCCGCGAATAGTCATTCGAGTTAAGGCTTTTGAACCGCCGTTTATGGAAAAGAAAATCAAACAGAAAAACCTGGGAAATGATCTGAATGGGGTATAGAATTTAAGCTAAGAAAACTCTTTGGCGTATCATTTTATGAACGATTTTTTATGGCAGGCCTTTGTTACCTTACTGGTTGTAATTGACCCCTTCGCGGTGGTCCCTGTCTATATTGGGCTTACCCATAAAAAAAGTCCGGACAAGCGACGCCGCATTGCGCAAAAATCTTGCTTTATAGGATTGGTGCTTTTGCTGGCATTCGCCTTTTTGGGTGATCAATTGCTGAATGCGTTGAACATCTCAGAGCCGGCCTTTAGAATCGCCGGGGGGTTCTTGTTGTTATTGGCATCTATTGAAATGGTCATGGGCAAGACCGTTGGATT
This is a stretch of genomic DNA from Candidatus Finniella inopinata. It encodes these proteins:
- a CDS encoding glycosyltransferase family 61 protein, whose product is MNILKRALVFMCLFLVTKVQGETLQIVSIERLRTYLTYIKIHDPIRLKFTSFPLASSYSSTWASPVLPKTFIVKIPNGRVYSQNGYAIIAKKYLARELLWQWSPLKKKKKILKQHTLPVVRHVKGTVVVLTQEGHDNYYHWITEILPKLELLKNIDYDWIYLPRLNHAFQHETLSLLGVDRRKIIEADDDTFIEAEQLIVPSYVSKSCYTPRWVVDYLKQKFIHSDPAVQSMGEKIFISRQKAAYRRVINEDQIFSLFEPLGFKRYNLEDLKFSEQIQLFRNAKVIVAFHGAGLTNLVFSQPGARIVEIFQEHEDDSYCYLSQTLGLRYDCIKTTKFKKDGGYTSTTVPLDIIQDFIDRKFKVGFFT
- a CDS encoding TIGR02452 family protein; this encodes MFKKLSIGLMLATVFSTHHADAFKSALSGKDHALDEHATHKGYALKSIDQLAILIDGQKQKLKDRFEACQRTPGLDTFDADITSFANMIGQLATTGIFDDGKGLKIDYGATTMPTTQQQRQLVTQGVHSFARFSDDAKGRFGAFLALTSSVPKPLQEAIGNILELAHKMALPKDMEKAMWLPTSNWKDANSYRTAIMHQTWAASEDGYIAEDGMIVLPAVKNPFQQALSRLPNAVVRDLSIDSNSEYFPNGIDKQTPKSCEHATKYQVIQGDSLDVARTLRGQINGGGKIAMLNMANSFTPGGGAWSGCAAQEEQLCFRSNLLKVLENHKGRGDYKSADGKFGISRRIDTARDCDSGIFTPAVTLFRGSVDNTGTSLPHYGFRSDLESFGMITSAAVDLNGVKTMPANYKDITKAKIRFQLRSAAVKGYTDLVLSAFGCGAFKGIFDKLQEDVATHYHEVLNEPEFKDRFENVVFGILVTNARDQANFDAFGARFK
- a CDS encoding pyridoxal phosphate-dependent aminotransferase; amino-acid sequence: MFSLADRLRSIQPSPTLALNARAAALKAEGIDVINLAAGEPDFETPGWIQESAIQAMKQGLTKYTAVDGIQPLKKAIQEKFRRDNDLEYTLDEITVANGGKQILFNAMMASLNTGDEVIIPAPYWVSYPDVVRMFGGVDVIVPCTEETGFKLTPEALRQAITKRTKWVILNSPSNPTGSVYSKEELKSLADVLSHYPNIYILSDDIYEHLIYGDVVFYNIVQVEPHLKNQTLILNGVSKSYSMTGWRIGYGVGPQTLIRAMNLIQSQSTSNACSIAQGGAVMAVNGPQEFLNDWRQIFAERRDKTLQALNQVPGLNCLRPDGAFYLYVNCQGVLGRQTPSGKILETDNQFCAYLLDAAKVTAVSGDAFGLSPYFRISYATSLELLQEACRRIQEAVLQLR
- a CDS encoding glycosyltransferase family 9 protein, encoding MSKKILIFSHGELIGDGMMKLPFVRLLSHVFPGAHVTWLAGRHPTIFKTALNPLVNAHIHQVVEYPGYGDSYKHLWQKSWQFFLKDQKIDLIIDTEKKVVSALTLKKIPHHKFVSAAYRWRFSNQKPPNPHQKRDLLLDRLLDLLVVSSGRPLDPKVLESVYDTVVPIECQEHARELLKPYLDHKKVVLLAPGAGGRFKCWPLENFINLAKDLESQGFQPVFILGPAEPEWQQQIQSFLPNAFFPLQETNKTSPYLTIALGQLAAVNVANDGGVGHILASSNQPTISMWGPTEAAKSTPNGRQVVVVKAQDFGGNQMVDIPVTAIYEKVISLAKKNCWN
- the trmB gene encoding tRNA (guanosine(46)-N7)-methyltransferase TrmB, translated to MSDRPSSTTFYKVYGRHQARPLKSHQRNLWQDSLPTFLFDHSLCHNLDFWHKKKVCLEIGFGSGEHLLGQALSHPDKLHIGCEPFINGVAAFLQQANEHDIQNILIFPADARLLLKDLPPQSLDEVVLLFADPWPKNRHHKRRFVQADQIKQIHHLLKPHGTWRIATDDAGYQSWILNHFSIPEVQALFHQKRPDIWERPDLTDWPLTRYEQKALEAGRKPLYLVYKKV
- a CDS encoding bifunctional GrpB family protein/GNAT family N-acetyltransferase; its protein translation is MKSITVVPYNPDWPQLFEREAKEITRALGGNCLQVHHVGSTAVPGLAAKPKIDIIGVVKDPDQAIVNLEAAGFDYRGEWNIPFKFNFTKRGELEVNLHVFEADHPEIELNLLFRDYLRAHPLALAEYAALKAVLLNQKESFEKNNPLFTGYTLGKDAFIRQVLQKAGFNRLRLLKCTHHLEWQAAKEFRQKYFFDKVPVDDPYTWTFNHNDHVHLVLCQGTHVVGYAHLQLWPHQRAAMRIIVIDEPFRNQGFGRHFLTLCEEWLNRQGYQSLHVESSPLAYAFYKKHNYQTMPFEDPDGYESDPQDIAIGKIL